The sequence GAACTGATCCCCGAACGGGACGGGCCGCAGGATCGTCCGGGCGGCCGGAGGTGGTGGGTGGCCATCACCGACGGCGTCGAGCGCCTGGGTGTGCTGCGAGCCGACACCCATACCGATGACGAGCCCATCCGGCAGGCCCTGCGCGACCTGGCGTCCATGACGGCCCTGCTGCTGCTCAGCAAGCGGTCCTTCAGCGACTCCTACGCGCGCCTGGTGCGCACCGAGCCCATGAACGTGGCCGCGGAGATGCAGTGGAACCTCACCCCGCCGCCCGCCTACGCCGGAGACGACGCCACCGTGGGCGCGGTGATGGAACCCGCCTACCAGGTCGGCGGCGACGTCTTCGACTACGCCGTGGCCGGCAGCACCCTCCACCTGGGTGTCTTCGACGCGATGGGCCACGACACCACCGCCGGCATCACCGCCAACGTCGCCGTGGCCGCCTGCCGCAACGCCCGCCGCCAGGGCGCCTCCCTGAGCGAGACCAGCGAGCAGGTGGAACGGACCCTGATGGAACAGTTCAGCAACGGCCGCTACGTCACCGGCATCCTGGCCGACCTGGACCTGGAAAGCGGCCGGCTGACGTGGATCAACCGTGGCCACCACCTGCCGATCCTGATCCGCGGCAACCGCTGGACCACCGAACTGGCCTGCCCTCCGGCCGGCCCCATGGGCGCCGGCCTCGGC comes from Streptomyces sp. SCL15-4 and encodes:
- a CDS encoding PP2C family protein-serine/threonine phosphatase, which encodes MQASHTATLERLPGMIAEHAAAAGMHDVAVFVVDVRETVLRRLTGQGPTAGGGGQEFTVSGSLPGQAYQRVELIPERDGPQDRPGGRRWWVAITDGVERLGVLRADTHTDDEPIRQALRDLASMTALLLLSKRSFSDSYARLVRTEPMNVAAEMQWNLTPPPAYAGDDATVGAVMEPAYQVGGDVFDYAVAGSTLHLGVFDAMGHDTTAGITANVAVAACRNARRQGASLSETSEQVERTLMEQFSNGRYVTGILADLDLESGRLTWINRGHHLPILIRGNRWTTELACPPAGPMGAGLGLPVITATEQLQPEDRLLLYTDGIVEARDAWGREFGRDRFVDFILRHHSGQHTLHETLRRLMAAVVAHHDGKLDDDATVLLTEWRGGHQQELTP